In one window of Erythrolamprus reginae isolate rEryReg1 chromosome 1, rEryReg1.hap1, whole genome shotgun sequence DNA:
- the CUEDC1 gene encoding CUE domain-containing protein 1 isoform X2 translates to MILNLKQLNVFIKYRRFHMHSLQTILPSIRTRDLLTSIDLKEAYLHVPVYPAHRKFLRFCSEGIHYQYKAMPFGLSSAPRTFTKLLDALTAHLRSHSIRLMAYLDDIIILSRSPGQAREDLSRTVRTLEDHGFTINLEKSQMVPATKLQHLGAIIDTMSGTVSLSPERQENIRRLVTELSRRSRVPLALLSKVLGTLVSAIGIVPWARHHIRSLQWFLLPAQRARISHSHRSIKLPRAVAKALQWWTTEAIQGGSPFRTQDRLILTTDASLYGWGAHLGRHMAQGIWTVEDLSPVNINFLELRAVFLALLAFAPIVKNRHILILTDNVATRAHLNHQGGTRSHRLMEETSRLFNWAETHLASLTAEHIAGVSNIKADWLSRATLDPSEWRLDPELFKQLTQRFGVPLVDLFATSQNAQLERFFTRFPDPRAEGTNALWAPWPPGLLYAFPPVNLVPRVVEKILQEKAEVLLIAPYWPRRPWFADLVALSVSPPWRIPDRSVSLSQGNLHHPDPQWLHLTGWHLKGTD, encoded by the coding sequence ATGATACTAAACCTGAAACAGCTCAATGTCTTTATAAAGTACAGGAGATTCCACATGCACTCATTACAGACCATTCTACCTTCAATCAGGACTCGAGATCTGCTAACCTCGATAGACCTGAAAGAGGCCTACCTACATGTACCGGTATACCCGGCTCATCGGAAATTCCTCAGGTTTTGTTCAGAGGGCATTCATtatcagtacaaggccatgccctttggcctatcttCCGCCCCGCGAACCTTTACCAAGTTGCTGGACGCTTTGACGGCGCATCTGCGGTCGcactccatcagactgatggcctacctggacgacataattatcTTGTCCAGGTCCCCCGGTCAGGCCAGGGAGGACTTGTCCAGGACGGTGCGTACTCTAGAAGACCATGGATTCACCATCAACTTGGAAAAGAGCCAGATGGTGCCAGCTACCAAGCTTCAGCATCTAGGAGCCATCATAGACACCATGTCAGGCACTGTGTCTCTGTCTCCCGAGCGGCAGGAGAATATCCGCCGTCTCGTTACCGAGCTGTCTCGCCGCAGTCGGGTTCCGTTGGCACTGTTGTCAAAAGTGTTAGGAACACTGGTGTCCGCTATCGGGATTGTaccctgggccagacaccatatcAGAAGCCTGCAATGGTTCCTGCTACCAGCTCAGAGGGCCAGGATCAGCCACTCCCACAGGTCAATCAAATTGCCCAGGGCAGTCGCAAAGGCCCTACAGTGGTGGACCACCGAGGCGATCCAGGGAGGTTCTCCTTTCCGGACACAAGATCGACTCATACTTACCACAGACGCCAGCTTATACGGATGGGGAGCTCATCTGGGCCGTCACATGGCTCAGGGCATCTGGACAGTGGAAGACCTGTccccagtcaatataaattttctAGAGCTGAGGGCAGTCTTTTTAGCCCTCTTAGCCTTTGCCCCCATAGTAAAGAACAGACATATACTCATAttaacagacaatgtggcgaccagggcccacctgaaccaccaggggggcacgaggtcgcACCGACTCATGGAAGAGACCTCACGGCTTTTCAATTGGGCCGAGACTCACCTAGCGTCCCTCACTGCGGAACACATTGCTGGAGTCAGCAACATCaaagcggattggctcagcagggcaACGTTGGATCCGTCAGAGTGGAGACTCGATCCGGAACTCTTCAAACAGTTGACCCAGAGGTTTGGAGTACCCCTGGTAGACCTGTTTGCCACCAGTCAGAACGCTCAACTCGAGAGGTTCTTCACACGGTTTCCAGATCCGAGAGCAGAAGGGACGAACGCCTTGTGGGCTCCTTGGCCCCCAGGTCTGCTGTATGCCTTCCCACCGGTGAACCTGGTCCcgagggtggtggagaagatcctCCAGGAGAAAGCGGAAGTACTCTTGATAGCCCCTTACTGGCCAAGACGTCCATGGTTCGCCGACTTGGTGGCGCTCTCAGTGTCGCctccgtggaggattccggaccggtCTGTCTcgctcagccaggggaaccttcaTCATCCGGACCCCCAGTGGCTACACTTGACAGGCTGGCACTTGAAAGGAACAGACTAA